Proteins from a single region of Sphingomonas sp.:
- the fabD gene encoding ACP S-malonyltransferase has product MRAFIFPGQGSQAVGMGKALADASAAAREVFQEVDEALGQSLFKLMREGPEDQLVLTANAQPAIMANAIAVLRVLEKEGGIRLADKADFVAGHSLGEYTALCAAGALDLSTTARLLRIRGDAMQAAVPVGQGAMAALLGADLVKAQAIADAAAEGEVCTVANDNDPTQVVISGARAAIERAVGIAKDHGAKRALLLPVSAPFHCPMMQPAADAMEKALADVAIQAPLVPVYANVTAAPVSDPATIRTLLIEQVTGMVRWRESVSAMFDAGVTDFVELGGKVLGGMVKRIAPDATATSVVTMEDIEVLAKAL; this is encoded by the coding sequence ATGCGCGCATTCATTTTCCCGGGGCAGGGCAGCCAGGCCGTCGGCATGGGCAAGGCGCTTGCCGATGCCAGCGCCGCCGCGCGCGAGGTTTTCCAGGAAGTCGATGAAGCGCTCGGCCAGTCGCTGTTCAAGCTGATGCGCGAGGGGCCGGAGGATCAGCTGGTCCTCACCGCCAACGCCCAGCCTGCGATCATGGCCAACGCCATCGCGGTGCTGCGCGTGCTGGAGAAGGAAGGCGGCATCCGCCTTGCCGACAAGGCCGATTTCGTCGCCGGCCATTCGCTCGGCGAATATACCGCCCTTTGCGCAGCCGGTGCGCTCGATCTCTCGACCACCGCCCGGCTGCTGCGCATTCGCGGCGACGCGATGCAGGCCGCCGTGCCGGTGGGGCAGGGGGCGATGGCGGCGCTGCTCGGCGCCGATCTGGTCAAGGCGCAAGCCATTGCGGACGCCGCGGCCGAGGGCGAAGTCTGCACCGTCGCCAACGATAATGATCCCACCCAGGTGGTGATCTCCGGCGCCCGCGCCGCGATCGAGCGCGCCGTCGGGATCGCCAAAGATCACGGCGCCAAGCGCGCGCTGCTGCTGCCGGTCTCGGCGCCGTTCCACTGCCCGATGATGCAGCCCGCCGCAGACGCGATGGAAAAGGCGCTGGCCGATGTCGCCATCCAGGCGCCGCTGGTCCCCGTTTACGCCAACGTCACCGCCGCCCCGGTCAGCGATCCCGCGACGATCCGCACCCTGCTGATCGAGCAGGTGACGGGCATGGTGCGCTGGCGCGAATCGGTCTCGGCGATGTTCGACGCGGGCGTTACCGATTTCGTCGAGCTGGGCGGCAAGGTTCTCGGCGGCATGGTCAAGCGGATCGCCCCCGACGCGACCGCGACCAGCGTCGTGACGATGGAAGACATCGAGGTTTTGGCGAAGGCTCTCTAA
- a CDS encoding RcnB family protein has translation MKKFLMAAVAASLVATPALAAPQNWGQRHQPVKVVKKTVYKPAPVQYRSWQRGQRFDSRYARNYRQIDYRQYRGLKAPPRGYRYVQSGNDAVLVGVTSGIIAAIFANILR, from the coding sequence ATGAAGAAGTTTCTGATGGCGGCGGTTGCCGCTTCGCTCGTCGCCACCCCGGCCCTCGCCGCCCCCCAGAATTGGGGCCAGCGTCACCAGCCGGTGAAGGTGGTCAAGAAGACCGTCTACAAGCCCGCCCCGGTCCAGTATCGCAGCTGGCAGCGCGGCCAGCGGTTCGACAGCCGCTATGCCCGCAACTATCGCCAGATCGACTACCGCCAGTATCGCGGCCTGAAGGCGCCGCCGCGTGGCTACCGCTATGTCCAGTCGGGCAACGACGCGGTTCTGGTCGGCGTGACCAGCGGGATCATCGCGGCGATCTTCGCCAACATCCTGCGCTAA
- the rpsF gene encoding 30S ribosomal protein S6, with translation MALYEHVFLARQDLAQAQVDALAEAATKIVTDNKGKVVKTETWGLRSLAYRIAKNRKAHYVMLEIDAPAGVVAELERQTQINEDVIRYMTVKVDALEEGPTVMMRKGDRERRGRRDRDDAGYEG, from the coding sequence ATGGCTCTTTACGAGCATGTGTTCCTTGCGCGCCAGGATCTGGCACAGGCGCAGGTGGACGCACTGGCGGAAGCCGCCACCAAGATCGTCACCGACAACAAGGGCAAGGTCGTCAAGACCGAGACCTGGGGTCTGCGCAGCCTCGCCTATCGCATCGCGAAGAACCGCAAGGCGCATTACGTGATGCTCGAGATCGACGCGCCGGCCGGCGTAGTCGCCGAGCTGGAGCGCCAGACGCAGATCAACGAAGACGTCATCCGCTACATGACCGTCAAGGTCGATGCGCTGGAAGAAGGTCCGACCGTGATGATGCGCAAGGGCGACCGTGAGCGCCGTGGCCGTCGCGACCGCGACGATGCCGGTTACGAAGGCTAA
- the rpsR gene encoding 30S ribosomal protein S18, which yields MARPFFRRRKSCPFSAKDAPRIDYKDVRLLQGFVSERGKIVPSRITSVSAKKQRELAQAIKRARHLGLLPYIVK from the coding sequence ATGGCACGCCCGTTTTTCCGCCGCCGCAAGAGCTGCCCCTTCTCGGCGAAGGACGCTCCCCGGATCGATTACAAGGACGTCCGTCTGCTCCAGGGCTTCGTGTCCGAGCGCGGCAAGATCGTCCCGTCGCGCATCACCTCGGTGAGCGCCAAGAAGCAGCGCGAGCTGGCCCAGGCCATCAAGCGCGCCCGTCACCTGGGCCTGCTGCCCTACATCGTCAAGTAA
- the rplI gene encoding 50S ribosomal protein L9: protein MDVILLERVEKLGHIGDVVKVKDGFARNYLLPNKKALRANEANRKVFEANRARIEADNASRRSDAEKEAGNFNDVSVTLIRQASNTGQLYGSVAVRDLVEALVADGHKVAKSQVVLDKPIKAIGVYDVRVQLHPEVSVTVKVNVARSPEEAEMQASGVDVMAAMFEKEETGFVEDYDPNAEPGATAEAREEAPAADDASEETAEG from the coding sequence ATGGATGTCATTCTGCTGGAACGCGTCGAGAAGCTCGGCCACATCGGCGATGTGGTGAAGGTCAAGGACGGCTTCGCCCGTAACTACCTGCTTCCGAACAAGAAGGCGCTGCGCGCCAACGAAGCCAACCGCAAGGTCTTCGAGGCCAACCGCGCGCGCATCGAAGCCGACAACGCTTCGCGCCGTTCGGACGCCGAGAAGGAAGCCGGCAATTTCAACGACGTGTCGGTCACGCTGATCCGTCAGGCTTCGAACACCGGCCAGCTCTACGGTTCGGTCGCGGTTCGCGATCTGGTCGAAGCGCTCGTCGCCGACGGCCACAAGGTCGCCAAGTCGCAGGTCGTTCTCGACAAGCCGATCAAGGCGATCGGCGTGTACGACGTCCGCGTGCAGCTGCACCCGGAAGTGTCGGTCACCGTCAAGGTCAATGTCGCCCGCTCGCCGGAAGAGGCCGAGATGCAGGCTTCGGGCGTCGACGTGATGGCGGCGATGTTCGAGAAGGAAGAGACCGGCTTCGTCGAGGATTACGATCCCAACGCCGAGCCGGGCGCGACCGCCGAAGCGCGTGAGGAGGCTCCGGCCGCCGACGACGCCAGCGAAGAGACCGCGGAGGGCTGA
- a CDS encoding CAP domain-containing protein, translating to MPLIPLLLATAQPALAHDVLAEINFARAQPRAYADRLRAYRKLFRGRIVYYPGNPTGLRTSEGVTAVDEAIRFLERQAPLAPIEASRLLARAAGDHVDEQGPRGGTGHFSQDGANPRDRVMRRGGGNYVAEVITYGPPSAVEVVRQLIVDDAVPGRGHRKTLFAAEMRYAGIACGPHKEYRVMCVADLGRTPDGKP from the coding sequence ATGCCGCTGATTCCCTTGCTGCTTGCAACCGCCCAGCCGGCGCTGGCGCATGATGTGCTCGCCGAGATCAACTTCGCGCGCGCCCAACCCCGCGCCTATGCCGATCGCCTGCGCGCCTATCGCAAGCTGTTCCGCGGCAGGATCGTCTATTATCCCGGCAACCCGACCGGCCTGCGCACCAGCGAGGGCGTCACGGCGGTCGATGAGGCGATCCGCTTTCTGGAAAGGCAGGCACCGCTCGCGCCGATCGAAGCCTCGCGGCTGCTCGCCCGCGCCGCCGGTGATCATGTCGACGAGCAGGGCCCGCGCGGCGGCACCGGGCATTTCTCGCAAGACGGCGCCAACCCGCGCGACCGGGTGATGCGGCGTGGCGGCGGCAATTATGTCGCCGAGGTCATCACCTATGGCCCGCCGAGCGCCGTGGAAGTGGTGCGTCAGCTGATCGTCGACGATGCCGTGCCGGGGCGCGGCCACCGCAAGACGCTGTTCGCCGCCGAGATGCGCTATGCCGGGATCGCCTGCGGACCGCACAAGGAATATCGGGTGATGTGCGTCGCCGATCTCGGGCGCACGCCGGACGGTAAACCCTGA
- a CDS encoding biopolymer transporter ExbD has product MANARASEPSYFNAINVTPFIDVMLVLIIVMIMSLPLATHKVPVDLPSGPSMPAPEEPHMLAIDRAGAVTIDGRAIDDAALPATLAAIRDRPGAVLQMNTDPEANYARFDAVLAVIKRAGITRLGFVGHKAMMD; this is encoded by the coding sequence ATGGCCAATGCCCGCGCTTCCGAACCCTCCTATTTCAACGCGATCAACGTGACGCCGTTCATCGATGTGATGCTGGTGCTGATCATCGTCATGATCATGAGCCTGCCGCTGGCGACGCATAAGGTGCCTGTCGATCTGCCGAGCGGGCCGTCGATGCCGGCGCCCGAGGAGCCGCATATGCTGGCGATCGACCGGGCCGGCGCGGTCACCATCGACGGCAGGGCGATCGACGATGCCGCGCTCCCCGCCACCCTCGCCGCGATCCGCGATCGGCCGGGCGCGGTGCTGCAGATGAACACCGATCCCGAGGCGAATTATGCCCGCTTCGATGCGGTGCTGGCGGTGATCAAGCGCGCCGGGATCACCCGGCTGGGGTTCGTCGGGCACAAGGCGATGATGGACTGA
- the mutL gene encoding DNA mismatch repair endonuclease MutL, which translates to MSIRRLPEHLVNRIAAGEVVERPASALKELVENAVDAGATRVAIRLGAGGTELVEVIDDGCGMGPAEMALALERHATSKLPEAWWDDGAIDRVTTLGFRGEALPSIASVARLTLESRVRGGEGWARTVDNGEVVAEGPAALPPGTRVRVEDLFARVPARRKFLRSSRSEYAACMDVVKRLAMARPDIAFSVEHDGRKVLQVQGGETRPERVAALTDRALQENSVAIDFEREGIALGGVAGLPTFNRGVADHQYLFVNGRPVKDRLLAGAVRGAYAEMLARDRHPVVALFLEVPADAVDVNVHPAKTEVRFRDPALARGMIVSGLRRALDEAGHRSVQRPSEAALGMWTSEQPRHPGESRDPGSQAAHSETLGPGFRRDDDLWTRQGAAVHERRPTFLTPAPQGRAEPAHAPVPETIDFPLGVARGQVAKTYIVAEAQDGLVLVDQHAAHERLVLERMRRAMAGGGVPSQQLLLAEVVELDEPACDRLEARIEELAAFGLELERFGPRAMLVRATPAALGTGDVTGLVTDLADELASFDEALSLKERLDHVASTMACHGSVRAGRVLSVTEMNALLREMEVTPHSGQCNHGRPTWVKLAHGDIEKLFGRK; encoded by the coding sequence ATGTCAATACGCCGTCTACCCGAGCATCTCGTCAATCGTATCGCCGCCGGTGAAGTGGTCGAAAGACCCGCCAGCGCGTTGAAGGAACTTGTGGAAAACGCGGTCGATGCGGGGGCGACGCGGGTCGCGATCCGGTTGGGCGCGGGCGGCACCGAACTGGTCGAAGTGATCGACGATGGCTGCGGAATGGGCCCGGCGGAAATGGCGCTGGCGCTGGAGCGGCACGCGACCTCGAAACTGCCCGAAGCCTGGTGGGATGATGGGGCCATCGATCGGGTGACCACCTTGGGCTTTCGCGGTGAGGCGTTGCCGTCGATCGCCAGCGTCGCGCGGCTGACACTGGAGAGCCGGGTGCGCGGCGGCGAGGGCTGGGCGCGGACGGTGGACAATGGCGAGGTTGTCGCCGAGGGCCCCGCCGCGCTGCCGCCGGGGACGCGCGTCCGCGTCGAGGATCTGTTCGCCCGCGTCCCCGCCCGCCGCAAGTTCCTGCGCTCGTCGCGCTCGGAATATGCCGCGTGCATGGACGTGGTGAAGCGGCTGGCGATGGCGCGGCCCGACATTGCCTTCTCGGTGGAGCATGACGGCCGCAAGGTGCTGCAGGTCCAGGGCGGGGAGACCCGTCCCGAGCGCGTCGCCGCGCTGACCGACCGCGCGCTCCAGGAAAACAGCGTCGCCATCGATTTCGAACGCGAGGGGATCGCGCTCGGCGGCGTCGCCGGGCTGCCGACCTTCAATCGCGGTGTTGCCGATCACCAATATCTGTTCGTCAACGGCCGGCCGGTGAAGGACCGCCTGCTCGCCGGTGCGGTGCGCGGCGCCTATGCCGAGATGCTGGCGCGCGACCGCCACCCGGTGGTGGCGCTGTTCCTCGAAGTCCCCGCCGACGCGGTCGACGTCAACGTCCACCCCGCCAAGACCGAGGTCCGCTTCCGCGATCCGGCGCTGGCGCGGGGGATGATCGTCAGCGGCCTCCGCCGCGCCCTCGATGAAGCCGGTCACCGCTCGGTGCAGCGCCCCAGCGAAGCCGCGTTGGGGATGTGGACCTCGGAACAACCCCGTCATCCCGGCGAAAGCCGGGACCCAGGGTCACAAGCGGCGCACTCTGAAACCCTGGGTCCCGGCTTTCGCCGGGATGACGATTTATGGACGCGCCAAGGAGCGGCCGTCCACGAACGCCGTCCAACCTTCCTCACCCCCGCTCCGCAAGGCCGCGCCGAGCCCGCGCACGCGCCCGTCCCCGAAACCATCGACTTCCCCCTCGGCGTCGCCCGCGGCCAGGTCGCCAAGACCTATATCGTCGCCGAAGCGCAGGACGGCCTCGTCTTGGTCGATCAGCATGCCGCGCACGAGCGCCTCGTCCTCGAACGGATGCGCCGCGCCATGGCCGGCGGCGGCGTCCCCAGCCAGCAGCTCCTCCTCGCCGAAGTCGTCGAACTGGACGAACCCGCCTGCGACCGCCTCGAAGCGCGGATCGAGGAGCTTGCCGCCTTCGGTCTCGAACTCGAACGCTTCGGCCCGCGCGCCATGCTCGTCCGCGCCACCCCGGCGGCGCTCGGCACCGGCGACGTCACCGGCCTCGTCACCGATCTAGCCGACGAACTCGCCAGCTTCGACGAGGCGCTGTCGCTCAAGGAACGCCTCGATCACGTCGCCTCGACCATGGCCTGTCACGGTTCGGTCAGGGCGGGGCGGGTGCTGTCGGTCACCGAGATGAACGCGCTGCTCCGCGAGATGGAGGTCACGCCGCATTCGGGCCAGTGCAACCATGGCCGGCCAACCTGGGTGAAATTGGCGCATGGCGATATCGAGAAGCTGTTCGGGCGGAAGTGA
- a CDS encoding rod shape-determining protein encodes MVFSRFFRMMSHDMAIDLGTANTVVYLRGRGVVLNEPSVVAVETINGVKRVKAVGDDAKLMMGKTPGSIEAIRPLRDGVIADIDVAEQMISHFIRKVHGQRRFMRWPQIVICVPSGSTSVERRAIRDAASNAGASQVFLIEEPMAAAIGADMPVTEPIGSMVVDIGGGTTEVAVLSLRGLAYSTSVRVGGDKMDEAIVSYVRRNHNLLIGEATAERIKQEVGVAKPPLDGIGLTIHIKGRDLVNGVPKEIQINQGQIAEALSEPVGTIVEGVRIALENTAPELAADIVDQGIVLTGGGALLKGIDEVLRDETGLPVTIAEDPLTCVALGTGRALEDPVFRGVLIQV; translated from the coding sequence ATGGTGTTTTCGCGCTTTTTCCGAATGATGTCCCACGACATGGCGATCGATCTGGGGACCGCGAACACGGTGGTCTATCTGCGCGGGCGCGGCGTCGTGCTCAACGAGCCTTCGGTCGTCGCGGTCGAGACCATCAACGGCGTCAAGCGCGTCAAGGCCGTCGGCGACGACGCCAAGCTGATGATGGGCAAGACCCCCGGCTCGATCGAGGCGATTCGTCCCTTACGCGACGGCGTAATCGCGGACATTGATGTCGCCGAGCAGATGATCAGCCACTTCATCCGCAAGGTCCATGGCCAGCGCCGCTTCATGCGCTGGCCGCAGATCGTGATCTGCGTGCCGTCTGGCTCGACCTCGGTCGAGCGCCGCGCGATCCGTGACGCCGCCTCGAATGCCGGCGCGAGCCAGGTGTTCCTGATCGAGGAGCCGATGGCGGCGGCAATCGGCGCCGACATGCCCGTTACCGAGCCGATCGGCTCGATGGTCGTCGATATCGGCGGGGGCACCACCGAAGTGGCGGTGCTGTCGCTGCGCGGACTGGCCTATTCGACCTCGGTCCGCGTCGGCGGCGACAAGATGGACGAAGCGATCGTCTCGTACGTGCGCCGCAACCATAATTTGCTGATCGGCGAAGCCACCGCCGAGCGAATCAAGCAGGAAGTCGGTGTCGCCAAGCCGCCGCTCGACGGCATCGGCCTCACCATCCACATCAAGGGCCGCGACCTCGTCAACGGCGTGCCCAAGGAAATCCAGATCAACCAGGGCCAGATCGCCGAGGCGCTGTCCGAGCCGGTCGGCACGATCGTCGAAGGGGTGCGCATCGCGCTCGAGAACACCGCGCCGGAACTGGCCGCCGACATCGTCGATCAGGGCATCGTCCTGACCGGCGGCGGCGCGCTGCTGAAGGGCATCGACGAAGTGCTGCGCGACGAGACCGGCCTGCCGGTGACCATTGCCGAGGATCCGCTGACCTGCGTGGCACTGGGGACCGGCCGCGCGCTGGAGGATCCCGTGTTCCGTGGCGTGCTGATCCAGGTCTAA
- the mreC gene encoding rod shape-determining protein MreC, with protein MAAVGGAAIGAALLLLSTFNPTAFAAVRGFFAEITTPIASAFAWVRGGIAGAPEGVSGYVNARAENERLKKQLADNETLVARARTLNQENRRLREMLQLRDVTTDAVVIARLVASSASSTRRYATLNAGNWQHVKPGMPVREASGLIGQIIETSPNTSRVLLIVDPESIVPVRRTSDGLPAIATGRGDGLMDIRSASIATMIFQPGDTFVTSGTGGIFSPNIPVARVIRAGRDVAVAEPSANPDALDFALVQQSFLPELPPAPTPTPTSKPKGKAKP; from the coding sequence GTGGCTGCGGTCGGCGGTGCGGCGATCGGCGCGGCCCTGCTGCTGCTCTCGACGTTCAACCCCACCGCCTTCGCTGCCGTTCGCGGCTTCTTCGCCGAGATCACCACCCCGATCGCCTCGGCCTTCGCCTGGGTGCGCGGCGGCATCGCCGGCGCGCCCGAAGGCGTGTCGGGCTATGTGAACGCCCGCGCCGAGAATGAGCGGCTCAAGAAGCAGCTCGCCGACAATGAGACGCTGGTCGCCCGCGCCCGCACGCTCAATCAGGAAAACCGCCGCCTGCGCGAGATGCTGCAGCTGCGCGACGTCACCACCGATGCGGTGGTCATCGCCCGGCTGGTCGCGTCCTCGGCTTCCAGCACGCGGCGCTACGCCACGCTCAACGCCGGCAATTGGCAGCACGTGAAGCCCGGCATGCCGGTGCGTGAGGCTTCGGGGCTGATCGGCCAGATCATCGAGACCAGCCCGAACACGTCGCGCGTCCTGCTGATCGTCGATCCCGAGAGCATCGTGCCGGTGCGCCGCACCAGCGACGGGCTTCCGGCGATCGCGACCGGCCGTGGCGACGGGCTGATGGATATCCGCTCGGCCAGCATCGCGACGATGATCTTCCAGCCCGGCGACACCTTCGTCACCTCGGGCACCGGGGGCATCTTCTCGCCCAACATTCCCGTCGCCCGGGTGATCCGCGCCGGGCGCGACGTCGCCGTGGCCGAACCGTCCGCCAATCCCGACGCGCTCGATTTCGCATTGGTGCAGCAGAGCTTCCTGCCCGAACTGCCCCCCGCCCCCACGCCGACCCCGACGTCCAAGCCCAAGGGCAAGGCCAAGCCATGA
- the mreD gene encoding rod shape-determining protein MreD encodes MNTPIEWVPLGRGEKRPRAVWLAPLSVVLGSMMTLLPFVATVPFMPPFGLMMLLGWRLVRTDSMKVWAPVPLGFFDDMISGQPLGNAMFLWTVCVLVIEIFDTRLVWRDFWQDWLIASGAMAFCLIAGRLIAAPLYAHVDTALLFQIVISAALFPVIARFCTWLDRDTKRR; translated from the coding sequence ATGAACACACCGATCGAGTGGGTTCCGCTCGGGCGCGGCGAGAAGCGGCCCCGCGCGGTGTGGCTCGCGCCGCTGTCGGTAGTGCTCGGCTCGATGATGACGCTGCTGCCGTTCGTCGCGACCGTGCCGTTCATGCCGCCGTTCGGACTGATGATGCTGCTCGGCTGGCGGCTGGTGCGCACCGATTCGATGAAGGTGTGGGCGCCGGTGCCGCTCGGCTTCTTCGATGACATGATCAGCGGGCAGCCGCTCGGCAATGCGATGTTCCTCTGGACCGTGTGCGTGCTCGTGATCGAGATTTTCGACACGCGGCTGGTGTGGCGCGATTTCTGGCAGGACTGGCTGATCGCCAGCGGCGCGATGGCGTTCTGCCTGATCGCGGGCCGGCTGATCGCCGCCCCGCTCTATGCGCATGTCGATACCGCCCTGTTGTTCCAGATTGTTATTTCCGCCGCGCTTTTTCCGGTGATTGCCCGCTTCTGTACGTGGCTCGATCGGGATACAAAGCGTCGGTAA
- the mrdA gene encoding penicillin-binding protein 2 — MVRITEATQAYSFSRRALVLGGLQGGVALVLAGRMAYLSVFENERYRLMAESNRINLTLTPPRRGWIVDRNGVPLANNRTDFRVDLIPDRMEDKPKTIDALQKLLGFSEEDRARIETDLKRAAGFQPVQVLQNLDWERYATVIVRLPEMAGVQATQGFARNYPLGAGVGHLVGYVGTASAEQFKKDKDPLLVTPGFKLGKDGIEKTLEDRLRGTPGAKRVEVTAHGRLVRELATRPDSPGESVRLTIDAGLQEYAARRLGTNSGSAVVLDCQTGDMLAMVSMPAYDPNSFSDGISQTEWKMLSEDDHVPLMNKVLQGLYPPGSTVKPMNSLALLQNGVDPQATVHCGGALQVGNGVFHCHKRGGHGAVNMRRAVAQSCDIYFYEMLRRYGYDAIAPVARSLGMGQKFDLPFTTQRTGVVPDSAWKLKRYKQNWTVADSLNASIGQGYVLANPLQLAVMAARLGSGREIVPRLVADGPAKLAAPLQVDPEHIAIVRDAMFAVVNDGGTGGASRLSIPGVTMAAKTGTAQVRRITMAERRGGVLKNAALPFKMRDHALFIAFAPADNPKYAMAIVLEHNGHTVRNLDTPLIGRDIMTFLYDRPQAMKSLHEAEPTWGGTYKERGIAQAEAFRRAQQAPPPPAPEDTEAAASNVAAEAADATTSNTIDATAAERGSAEIEE, encoded by the coding sequence ATGGTCCGGATCACCGAAGCAACCCAGGCATATAGCTTCTCGCGGCGCGCGCTCGTGCTCGGCGGGTTGCAGGGCGGCGTCGCGCTCGTGCTGGCCGGGCGCATGGCCTATCTCTCGGTGTTCGAGAATGAGCGCTACCGGCTGATGGCCGAGAGCAACCGCATCAACCTGACGCTGACGCCGCCGCGGCGCGGCTGGATCGTCGATCGCAACGGCGTGCCGCTCGCCAACAACCGCACCGATTTCCGCGTCGACCTCATCCCCGATCGGATGGAGGACAAGCCCAAGACGATCGACGCGCTGCAAAAGCTGCTGGGCTTCTCGGAGGAGGATCGCGCGCGCATCGAGACCGACCTCAAGCGCGCGGCAGGCTTCCAGCCGGTGCAGGTGCTCCAGAATCTCGATTGGGAGCGCTATGCCACGGTCATCGTGCGGTTGCCGGAAATGGCCGGCGTACAGGCGACCCAGGGTTTCGCGCGCAATTATCCGCTAGGCGCCGGGGTCGGCCATCTTGTCGGCTATGTCGGCACCGCTTCGGCCGAGCAGTTCAAGAAGGACAAGGATCCGCTGCTCGTCACGCCCGGCTTCAAGCTCGGCAAGGACGGGATCGAAAAGACGCTCGAGGACCGCCTGCGCGGCACGCCGGGCGCCAAGCGCGTCGAGGTCACCGCGCATGGTCGTCTCGTCCGCGAGCTCGCGACGCGACCCGATTCCCCCGGCGAGTCGGTGCGGCTGACCATCGACGCCGGGCTGCAGGAATATGCCGCCCGCCGGCTCGGCACCAATTCGGGCTCGGCGGTGGTGCTCGATTGCCAGACCGGCGACATGCTGGCGATGGTATCGATGCCGGCTTACGATCCCAACAGCTTTTCCGACGGCATCAGCCAGACCGAATGGAAGATGCTTTCGGAGGACGATCACGTCCCCTTGATGAACAAGGTGCTGCAGGGGCTCTATCCGCCAGGCTCGACGGTCAAGCCGATGAACTCGCTGGCATTGCTCCAGAACGGCGTCGATCCGCAGGCGACGGTGCATTGCGGCGGCGCGCTGCAGGTCGGTAACGGCGTGTTCCACTGCCACAAGCGCGGCGGGCACGGCGCCGTGAATATGCGCCGCGCCGTCGCGCAGAGCTGCGACATCTATTTCTACGAGATGCTGCGCCGCTACGGCTATGACGCGATCGCGCCGGTCGCACGGTCGCTCGGCATGGGCCAGAAGTTCGACCTGCCCTTCACCACCCAGCGCACCGGCGTGGTGCCCGACAGCGCCTGGAAGCTGAAGCGCTACAAGCAAAACTGGACCGTGGCGGATTCGCTCAACGCGTCGATCGGCCAGGGCTATGTTCTCGCCAATCCGCTCCAGCTCGCGGTGATGGCGGCGCGGCTGGGCTCGGGACGGGAGATCGTGCCGCGGCTGGTCGCCGACGGACCCGCCAAGCTCGCCGCACCGCTACAGGTCGATCCCGAGCATATCGCCATCGTCCGCGACGCCATGTTCGCGGTGGTCAATGACGGCGGCACCGGCGGCGCGAGTCGGCTGAGCATTCCCGGCGTGACCATGGCCGCGAAGACCGGCACCGCGCAGGTGCGCCGCATCACCATGGCCGAACGCCGCGGCGGCGTGCTCAAAAATGCCGCGCTGCCGTTCAAGATGCGCGACCACGCCCTGTTCATCGCCTTCGCGCCGGCCGACAATCCCAAATATGCGATGGCGATCGTGCTCGAGCATAACGGCCACACCGTCCGCAATCTCGATACGCCCCTGATCGGCCGGGACATCATGACCTTCCTCTACGATCGGCCGCAGGCGATGAAGTCGCTGCACGAGGCCGAGCCGACCTGGGGCGGCACCTACAAGGAGCGCGGCATCGCCCAGGCCGAGGCGTTCAGGCGGGCGCAGCAGGCGCCGCCGCCGCCCGCTCCCGAAGACACCGAAGCCGCCGCGAGCAATGTCGCAGCGGAGGCCGCCGACGCGACGACCAGCAACACTATCGATGCGACCGCTGCCGAGCGGGGAAGCGCGGAAATCGAAGAATGA